A stretch of the Aegilops tauschii subsp. strangulata cultivar AL8/78 chromosome 4, Aet v6.0, whole genome shotgun sequence genome encodes the following:
- the LOC109772160 gene encoding CBL-interacting protein kinase 9, translated as MAAAGGKGGPRRTTRVGPYELGKTVGEGSFAKVKIAKDTRNAATCAIKVLDRNHVLRHKMVEQIKREIATMKLIRHPNVVQLHEVMASKSKIYMVLEFVEGGELFDKIVNSGKLGEDEARRYFHQLINAVDYCHSRGVYHRDLKPENLLLDSYGALKVSDFGLSAFSPQTKEDGLLHTACGTPNYVAPEVLADKGYDGMAADVWSCGIILFVLMAGYLPFDDPNLMTLYKLITRANVSCPPWFSTGARNLIKRILDPNPHTRITIAQILEDEWFKKDYKPPHSEHNEDVSLEDVDAAFDSSEEHLVAERREKPESMNAFALISRSEGFNLGNLFEKEMMGMVKRETSFASQRTPQEIMSKIEEACGPLGFNVRKQNYKMKLKGDKTGRKGHLSVATEVFEVAPTLHMVELRKTGGDTLEFHSFYKNFSSELKDIVWKTESNTIAK; from the exons atggcggcggcgggcgggaaAGGGGGGCCGAGGCGGACGACGCGGGTGGGCCCGTACGAGCTCGGCAAGACCGTCGGCGAGGGCAGCTTCGCCAAGGTCAAGATCGCCAAGGACACCCGCAACGCCGCCACCTGCGCCATCAAGGTGCTCGACCGCAACCACGTCCTCCGGCACAAGATGGTCGAGCAG ATTAAACGGGAGATCGCCACAATGAAGCTAATAAGACATCCGAATGTGGTCCAGCTGCATGAG GTGATGGCTAGCAAATCAAAGATATACATGGTTCTTGAGTTTGTTGAGGGAGGCGAGCTTTTTGATAAGATC GTCAATTCTGGGAAGCTAGGAGAAGATGAAGCAAGAAGATACTTCCACCAACTTATAAATGCGGTTGATTATTGTCATAGCCGTGGAGTGTACCATAGAGATCTCAAG CCAGAAAATCTGCTCCTTGATTCATATGGAGCTCTCAAAGTTTCAGACTTCGGTCTCAGCGCATTTTCTCCGCAAACAAAA gAGGATGGACTTCTGCATACTGCTTGTGGAACTCCAAATTATGTTGCACCTGAG GTGCTTGCTGATAAAGGTTATGATGGTATGGCTGCTGATGTGTGGTCCTGTGGCATAATCTTATTTGTCCTTATGGCTGGATATTTGCCCTTCGATGATCCCAACTTAATGACTCTGTATAAATTG ATCACCAGAGCTAATGTTTCTTGTCCACCATGGTTTTCTACCGGTGCAAGAAATCTTATTAAGCGCATTCTCGATCCCAATCCTCACACG AGGATAACAATCGCCCAAATATTGGAAGATGAATGGTTCAAAAAGGATTATAAACCACCACATTCTGAGCACAATGAAGATGTGAGCCTTGAAGATGTCGATGCTGCATTCGATAGTTCAGAG GAACACCTTGTGGCGGAGAGAAGAGAGAAACCAGAATCCATGAATGCATTTGCTCTTATTTCAAGGTCGGAGGGATTCAACCTCGGAAATTTGTTTGAGAAAGAGATGATG GGGATGGTAAAGCGGGAAACATCCTTTGCCTCGCAACGTACACCACAAGAGATCATGTCTAAAATAGAAGAAGCCTGTGGCCCTCTTGGTTTCAATGTGCGAAAACAAAATTATAAG ATGAAATTGAAAGGTGACAAGACAGGAAGAAAAGGCCATTTATCTGTAGCAACGGAG GTTTTTGAGGTTGCTCCAACACTCCATATGGTTGAACTTCGTAAAACTGGAGGGGACACCTTGGAGTTTCACAGT TTCTACAAGAATTTCTCATCAGAACTAAAAGACATTGTGTGGAAAACTGAATCCAACACAATAGCGAAATAG